One Drosophila willistoni isolate 14030-0811.24 chromosome XL unlocalized genomic scaffold, UCI_dwil_1.1 Seg142, whole genome shotgun sequence genomic region harbors:
- the LOC6653045 gene encoding pneumococcal serine-rich repeat protein isoform X1, which produces MNNNEQIDRPPIITEDTSEAAAAASTTGGSAGAAALANASGGDRERFPSPIVSIAAGVMNESTTTTTSTKTTPTPYSNDQMHTMMSHAAETQSKLKQIQQETKLSSTSSSSLSSTCKLDDYTKSHDPPSPFIFVATNNNSATSSSSTSSAAAASSAPAAAVHNFKLSPPLATHTSGGATAKGKTQDDQNVGKRQKKKKTKYDSWEDSEINDLDDASLKKLLEEAYWYRNPGDRKNKSERFLQMLKKAEYDEENSYRAIKTCLTRNTNSSSTAAAAAAVAVASSSFVSSAATSVGSSNSAAGSFGYHTNHRSSGSHRHKQGGSLQDLVEATHRSELATTSSQVAVAAAVAAAAVANHCFNCDYQLSGGRNSMNRRQHQQQQHNQNSSSINSQLPNSLSTASSSSSASKRINKNSTVSARQREGGSLPSSVNQFESAVIMDPAKLKHILGSSSSGGVGGEVTPTTSTSAGTGSCLSLPETEAATQFDMDDEAIMDSGSATSTQQDSFMNRWDISADTKLWNIANGPDLETLEELREIRKTKKVNPASAAGSSFNTHSMTLLGAKILEGLQQQKQQQEQQQQQQQQQNQQMHSSNESSKDASTVKEFLIDDALQFSVLELSAKNQEMQQQQQQQQQQQQYPAVPANVSGGAAPCVPYPQTADDQKLRLDTGYVSLNDNYTACSSVYGVSTTDGDSNKTGSSGGASSSFTSSTTTTVNGGGGVAPGTAPKGAVEDIRASKIGRMLSGGSAAAAAKSGSQRQFDENGNALSDGYGGGAGSGTGNGVAASTNGNSNQFTALITTTVGGGAAGGTAAANSGSLAGSATASAVAAAHPPSSSSTQRQNSVSTLLSTGTNTTTTAMAAAAVAASINSQLGGAVPTQTSGTANINATNTTITTTKLKSKKKSQQERNTIQYLVDTQTIAGCRGADPVEQLLKYIENDEKNNSAGQKKKERKKQSKLKKSNSLEELRSCSKMEVDDLNKYQAATTDMMRQKKTGSGSTASGPSATDASKHNSSSVADINKNCNKEQQGVQPQQQQTVVASATVQVRAQPRKSERRSWGTEELQYLGDQQQKEQQTQMDWPSPLPKMSTLEFPALAGMSEMDALNTVLSETAEFHVVTKKKKPKKQRAVTMDDATVGAAHHTGGNLQRMQPITKSASSNMMSHRVQQQQHYANHYGNQQLPPPHSKMERQFVEKHQSTSTGSSHISAGSVHAHGQGSQSTSTTSNSSGHQDSSRRKSTSSMPPSEKSDSSDLDSVHSLPIQTGKKKSSRVNSGSSSSSSSTSAQAAGQRQSKQNNNNYNSPPAAISYADIARKRLEAALNSGGGTTSNSESSPPDLFNSGSGVGGGSGKSSSTKQAKTKPDFPELPGAAANTLNLTTGLPTPAGIGMGTTGGGPAAAAATHIPPSSTSVTSSASISYSQSLNATPASSTSDVEMASPELLPTAAAAIGSMSFSSTSASALSSSSSYSSPPALQKSKSVENEVSYSFNSTNLDQQYPALEMTVKRHSTTNVAMASSSINNNTTTTTITTTTTTNNNNNNSFSSSASSSSSYNFAAAAKQQAADKSTSAKLKAKPKEKTSSMNHSSSKPSQEDASSSVTLSSASSPSPSPSASTSSSSPTSSSCSPVAATLKTTAATQTDRTKKISGKFGGAAVAGSGSGGTASGGLAGSSSITPSGGSSSVAGRPAVIILNDRDDRDATHNEFIFGDFNEDELKMFNDHENTEESSNSNQENTRNKLIRGGEEQSDVVAADEDEDETESKEHSAKLGKESSTDLSSDQLVLNDSGAASDAVNMSSTLDMLSISVEAVQSSPNAANAAAITNNNSSTLSSNTSNSSSSASISSSASARGAGGDRTIAGGASGGGGGISSLANQSNDSGIIANTSVNNFISKASSSDVLVSMQQLETCNDIEAAIIAAARAAAAAAKRSTSCSRSNSQEPGEFLLPAKTVNKSSATANKTTLPVYMAYQDGDDDDETLHELSFMPDLNKMELGAATATSLPDEEHLPPPPVALARQSGVLNNTDLIVDYIASTWNAIVKSKYVTFYSEEPEPES; this is translated from the exons atgaACAACAATGAACAAATTGATAGGCCGCCAATCATCACAGAAGACACATCAgaagcagctgcagcagcatcaacGACTGGAGGatcagcaggagcagcagcattGGCGAATGCATCTGGAGGGGATCGGGAGCGATTCCCATCACCCATTGTCTCAATCGCCGCTGGCGTAATGAATGAGAGCACTACGACCACAACATCgacaaaaacaacaccaaCTCCCTATTCAAACGACCAGATGCACACAATGATGTCGCATGCAGCCGAGACGCAGTCGAAACTGAAACAGATTCAGCAAGAGACCAAGctatcatcaacatcatcctCATCACTATCATCTACATGCAAATTAGATGACTATACCAAATCTCATGATCCCCCCTCGCCTTTTATATTTGTTGcaacaaataataattcaGCAACTTCTTCGTCTTCGACgtcttctgctgctgctgcttcgtctgctcctgctgctgccgtGCACAATTTTAAATTGTCCCCGCCATTGGCTACCCATACAAGCGGTGGAGCAACAGCCAAAGGTAAAACCCAAGATGACCAAAATGTCGGCAAGCgccagaagaaaaaaaag ACAAAATACGATTCCTGGGAGGACAGCGAGATCAATGATCTCGACGATGCGTCATTGAAGAAGCTTCTCGAGGAGGCCTATTGGTATCGCAATCCTGGCGATAGAAAAAACAAGAGCGAACGCTTTTTG CAAATGCTTAAAAAGGCTGAGTACGACGAGGAGAACTCGTATCGTGCCATCAAAACCTGCCTCACCCGCAACACAAACTCATCGTCCACCgccgcagccgcagcagcTGTCGCTGTCGCCTCTTCCTCTTTTGTctcatcagcagcaacatcagtaGGATCGTCCAACAGTGCTGCTGGTAGTTTTGGCTATCATACCAATCACCGATCGTCTGGCTCGCATCGCCATAAACAGGGCGGATCATTGCAGGATCTAGTCGAAGCAACACATCGTAGTGAATTGGCCACCACCTCATCTCAGGTGGCGGTAGCAGCTGCGGTAGCAGCGGCAGCGGTGGCCAATCATTGTTTCAACTGTGATTATCAGCTAAGTGGAGGGCGTAACTCGATGAATCGTCgtcaacatcagcagcagcagcacaacCAAAATTCATCGTCCATCAACTCCCAACTACCCAACTCCTTATCCACCGCCTCCTCCTCTTCTTCTGCCTCGAAAAGgattaataaaaattcaacTGTTTCGGCGCGACAACGTGAAGGTGGTAGCCTGCCCAGCAGTGTAAATCAATTTGAATCAGCGGTCATTATGGATCCAGCCAAACTGAAACATATTttgggcagcagcagcagcggaggTGTCGGCGGAGAGGTAACACCCACCACATCAACATCGGCTGGAACGGGCAGTTGCCTAAGTCTACCCGAAACCGAAGCCGCAACACAATTCGATATGGACGATGAGGCGATAATGGACTCTGGTTCCGCCACTAGTACCCAACAAGATAGCTTTATGAATCGATGGGATATTAGTGCGGACACTAAACTCTGGAATATAGCGAACGGTCCTGATTTGGAGACG TTGGAGGAATTGCGCGAGATACGCAAGACGAAGAAAGTAAATCCTGCTTCAGCGGCAGGGTCATCATTTAACACGCACTCCATGACCCTTTTGGGTGCCAAAATCCTTGAAGGTCTtcagcagcaaaagcagcagcaggaacaacagcagcaacaacaacaacaacaaaatcaacagATGCATTCATCCAACGAGTCTTCTAAGGATGCATCAACAGTTAAAGAGTTCCTAATTGATGATGCTTTGCAATTTTCCGTCTTGGAGCTATCTGCCAAGAATCAAgaaatgcagcagcagcaacaacagcaacaacaacaacaacagtatcCGGCTGTGCCGGCTAATGTTAGCGGAGGAGCTGCTCCATGCGTGCCATATCCCCAGACAGCGGATGATCAAAAGCTCAGATTGGATACTGGCTATGTATCGCTCAATGATAATTATACAGCATGCTCTTCGGTCTATGGTGTTAGCACCACAGATGGCGACAGCAACAAGACGGGGTCATCAGGCggtgcatcatcatcattcaccagcagcaccaccacaaCAGTcaatggtggtggtggagtaGCACCTGGTACTGCCCCAAAAGGGGCAGTGGAGGATATACGCGCATCAAAAATTGGACGCATGTTAAGTGGAGGgtcagcagcagctgcagccaAGAGTGGATCG CAGCGTCAATTTGATGAGAACGGCAATGCCTTGAGTGATGGCTATGGCGGTGGTGCCGGCAGCGGAACAGGAAATGGTGTCGCCGCATCAACCAATGGCAACTCGAATCAGTTTACTGCCTTAATCACAACCACAGTGGGTGGAGGAGCCGCCGGCGGGACAGCAGCAGCTAATTCCGGTTCTTTGGCCGGCTCAGCTACTGCTTCTGCCGTAGCGGCTGCTCATCCACCATCATCGTCCTCTACTCAGCGACAGAATAGTGTCTCCACTTTATTATCCACCGGCACCAATACGACAACAACAGCGatggcagctgctgctgtggctgcCTCCATTAATAGTCAACTGGGCGGCGCTGTACCCACTCAAACCAGTGGCACTGCAAACATAAATGCCACCAATACCACCATTACTACCACTAAGTTAAAGTCCAAAAAGAAGTCGCAACAAGAGCGTAATACCATACAGTATTTGGTGGATACGCAAACTATTGCCGGCTGCCGGGGTGCGGATCCTGTCGAGCAGCTACTGAAGTATATTGAGAACGATGAGAAGAACAATAGCGCTGGGCAAAAGAAGAAGGAACGCAAGAAACAAAGCAAGCTGAAGAAGAGCAATTCGCTGGAGGAGTTGCGAAGTTGCTCCAAAATGGAGGTCGATGACCTTAACAAATATCAGGCGGCCACCACGGACATGATGCGCCAAAAGAAGACCGGAAGCGGTTCAACGGCCTCAGGGCCCTCAGCCACTGACGCTTCGAAACATAATTCGTCATCTGTAGCTGATATCAATAAGAACTGCAACAAGGAGCAGCAAGGAGTGCAacctcagcagcagcagacggTAGTGGCCAGTGCAACGGTCCAAGTGCGGGCACAGCCACGTAAAAGTGAGCGTCGCTCCTGGGGCACCGAGGAGCTGCAATATTTGGGTGATCAGCAGCAAAAGGAGCAGCAAACTCAAATGGATTGGCCATCGCCTTTACCCAAAATGTCCACATTGGAATTCCCAGCACTGGCTGGCATGTCCGAAATGGATGCTTTGAATACTGTGTTGTCGGAGACAGCGGAATTCCATGTGGTcaccaaaaagaagaaaccaaAGAAGCAACGCGCCGTCACCATGGACGATGCTACTGTGGGGGCTGCCCATCATACAGGCGGCAATCTGCAGCGCATGCAACCGATCACCAAATCGGCCTCATCCAACATGATGTCTCATCGtgtccagcagcagcagcattatGCCAATCATTATGGCAATCAACAGTTGCCGCCTCCACACAGCAAAATGGAGAGACAGTTTGTGGAGAAACATCAATCCACATCGACAGGGTCGTCGCACATCTCTGCTGGCAGTGTGCATGCGCATGGCCAGGGGAGTCAATCGACGTCGACGACAAGTAATAGCTCGGGTCACCAAGATAGCTCTAGACGTAAGTCCACATCATCGATGCCGCCCTCGGAAAAATCCGATTCCAGTGATCTCGATTCGGTCCATTCACTACCGATTCAGACGGGCAAGAAGAAGAGCAGCCGGGTAAACTCTGGCAGCAGTAGCTCCTCTTCTTCAACATCCGCTCAGGCGGCTGGTCAACGTCAATCCAagcaaaacaataataattacaattcGCCACCAGCTGCCATTTCCTATGCTGATATTGCCCGCAAGAGGCTGGAGGCAGCCCTAAATAGTGGTGGTGGCACCACCAGCAACTCTGAATCCTCGCCACCCGATCTATTTAATAGTGGTAGTGGTGTCGGTGGTGGTAGTGGCAAGTCATCGTCCACGAAGCAAGCCAAAACGAAACCAGATTTTCCTGAACTGCCTGGAGCTGCAGCTAATACGTTAAATTTAACAACGGGTTTGCCAACGCCGGCAGGAATAGGGATGGGGACGACCGGGGGaggaccagcagcagcagcagctacacATATTCCACCCAGTTCTACGTCGGTCACTTCGTCAGCATCCATAAGCTATTCGCAGAGTTTGAATGCAACACCCGCAAGTAGCACCAGTGATGTTGAGATGGCATCACCGGAATTGCTcccgacagcagcagcagctataGGTAGCATGTCATTCTCATCTACGTCAGCATCAGCattatcgtcatcatcatcgtatTCATCTCCGCCAGCTTTACAAAAGTCAAAGAGTGTGGAAAATGAGGTCAGCTATTCTTTTAATAGCACCAATTTGGATCAACAATATCCAGCTCTAGAGATGACGGTGAAGCGTCATAGCACAACTAATGTGGCCATGGCCAGCAGtagcatcaacaacaacactaccaccaccaccatcaccaccaccaccaccaccaacaacaacaacaataattcCTTTTCATCCTCTGCTTCCTCGTCGTCATCATATAATTTTGCCGCTGCAGCCAAGCAGCAAGCGGCCGATAAATCTACCTCAGCCAAGCTTAAGGCCAAGCCCAAGGAGAAGACATCCAGCATGAACCATAGCAGCAGCAAGCCTAGTCAAGAGGATGCGTCGTCATCTGTCACATTGTCGTCAGCCTCGTCGCCGTCGCCGTCCCCGTCCGCGTCAACCTCATCGTCGTCCCCAACCTCTTCATCATGTTCGCCGGTTGCAGCTACTCTGAAAACAACAGCAGCCACCCAGACTGATCGCACCAAGAAGATCAGCGGAAAGTTTGGTGGCGCAGCAGTCGCAGGCTCCGGATCAGGAGGCACAGCCTCGGGGGGATTGGCTGGTAGTTCCTCAATAACACCAAGTGGTGGTAGTAGTAGTGTAGCTGGTCGCCCTGCAGTTATTATACTCAACGATAGAGATGATAGAGATGCGACCCACAATGAGTTCatttttggcgactttaatgaAGATGAGCTGAAAATGTTCAATGATCATGAGAATACTGAGGAATCCTCCAATTCGAATCAGGAAAACACAAGAAATAAACTTATTAGGGGTGGGGAGGAGCAATCGGATGTGGTTGCTGccgatgaggatgaggatgagacAGAGAGCAAAGAGCACTCGGCGAAATTGGGAAAGGAATCTTCAACAGATCTAAGCAGCGATCAATTGGTCCTAAATGATTCGGGTGCAGCTTCCGATGCGGTAAACATGAGCTCCACTCTGGACATGCTTTCGATCTCAGTTGAGGCTGTGCAGTCATCGCCAAATGCCGCCAACGCAGCTGCCATTACAAACAACAACTCATCAACATTGTCCTCGAACACCTCGAACTCGTCGTCATCAGCCTCGATATCATCCTCTGCCTCCGCCAGAGGAGCTGGCGGTGATCGCACCATTGCCGGCGGCGCAagtggaggaggaggcggCATTTCATCATTGGCCAACCAGTCCAATGATAGCGGCATCATTGCCAACACTTCGGTCAATAATTTCATTAGCAAGGCATCTAGCAGTGATGTCCTTGTGTCCATGCAGCAACTGGAAACCTGCAATGATATTGAAGCGGCCATAATAGCCGCTGCTCGAGCTGCAGCCGCTGCCGCCAAACGCTCCACTAGCTGCAGTCGCAGCAATTCCCAGGAGCCAGGAGAATTCCTTCTGCCGGCCAAAACTGTCAACAAGTCGTCCGCCACTGCCAACAAGACAACTCTGCCCGTTTATATGGCCTACCAAGAtggcgatgacgatgatgagaCTTTGCACGAATTGAGCTTCATGCCAGATCTCAATAAAATGGAGCTAGGTGCTGCCACAGCTACATCTCTGCCGGATGAGGAGCATTTGCCGCCACCGCCCGTAGCATTAGCACGACAGAGTGGGGTTCTGAACAATACGGATCTGATAGTTGACTATATTGCCAGCA cCTGGAATGCCATAGTCAAAAGCAAATATGTGACCTTTTACAGTGAGGAGCCAGAGCCAGAGTCTTAG